The proteins below come from a single Mycolicibacterium sp. TY81 genomic window:
- a CDS encoding cytochrome P450 — MESFSPAVPPEIPDVPSAVGVELPSGPVPGRPYSLPLDLLSEQYGPLFYADLGPGRRLYACSLALVDELCDESRFSKALTGRLARFRPVVGNGLFTAYPGEEGWQEAHDVLIPGFSFSGLRSYHPAMLDINRQLIAQWDAAVGTRTVDVAGDLAKLAMDTVGLAGFGARFDSYQHDGLADIPASFAATLNQILLGPGADQAVFETERGKLFSFIADLIAQHRAGEVDLDDLLALMLQPGPDGTPILDDDSIRNQIATFLVAGQDTTSILMPTALYSIVKNPAVLHRAQTEADAVFGPDDDHVPAFDEIGKLTYIRQIIDEALRLSPPVREFDRMALADTVIGGRYPVRQGEAVTVLTSSLHRQPEWGDNVEIFDPDRFGADRAGQRPVNLFKPFGTGARSCIGRQFALHEATMALATLVHRYRFVDVEHYTLRTHSDLLRKPEGFHVQLIRRTPEERTQAPAAVAAAPVTQSRAAVPPGTKLLVLHGSNLGNCRSLAQQLGDEAVDLGYETTVAALDSATAALPEQGAVVIVAASYNGMPTDDARAFVEWLDGPDATAPAVPYAVLGVGDRNWAETYMAIPRRIDARLAELSATQLLPMAEADTSGDFAGVVEDFSVALWNALGGVFGTIVADEPVVDESLYDLRAIDGPVTAAIDARHQVQPATVLDNIPLVDTGSEFGQDKRLIRIALPDGVDYQTGDHLTVLPDNSPVLVDEVGELLDLRLDRRISINPRRSTRRAIPIDREVTVRELLTHFLELRKPATRSQLLKLAAANPCPPERAALTALADDPEARALNITDCLAEFPATKLSREELLELFEPMSPRHYSIATSSRRRVREVELVVGVLEGPARSGSGVFRGVSSSYLADAVPGQQIRMRVDPARQAFRAGADPTRNVILVSAGTGVAPFRGFIGDRLGALEAGEPFTAALCFFGVRHPDVDYLFRDEAEDAERLGIVRMRPAFSRAGDEVRYVQDRIAADADEVWDMLGNPDNDTHVYVCGDGARMAPAVRGAFQDIYRSRTGADDDAARAWLAGLVSTDRYVEDVWAG, encoded by the coding sequence ATGGAGAGCTTCTCGCCAGCGGTGCCGCCCGAGATTCCCGATGTCCCTTCAGCTGTCGGTGTCGAGTTGCCGTCCGGGCCAGTGCCCGGGCGGCCTTATTCGTTGCCGCTGGACTTGCTCTCCGAGCAGTACGGCCCACTGTTCTACGCCGACCTCGGGCCCGGCCGCCGCCTCTATGCCTGCTCGCTGGCACTGGTCGACGAACTCTGCGATGAGAGCCGGTTCAGCAAAGCACTCACGGGCCGGTTGGCGAGGTTCCGCCCGGTGGTCGGCAACGGGCTGTTCACCGCGTACCCCGGCGAGGAGGGCTGGCAGGAAGCTCACGACGTCTTGATCCCCGGCTTCAGCTTCAGCGGGCTGCGCAGCTATCACCCCGCCATGCTCGACATCAACCGGCAACTGATCGCACAGTGGGACGCGGCGGTCGGCACGCGGACGGTGGACGTGGCCGGTGATCTGGCGAAGCTGGCCATGGACACCGTCGGTCTGGCTGGTTTCGGGGCCCGGTTCGACTCCTATCAGCACGACGGACTCGCCGACATCCCAGCGAGTTTCGCAGCCACCCTGAACCAGATACTGCTCGGACCGGGCGCCGACCAGGCGGTGTTCGAGACCGAGCGCGGGAAGCTGTTCAGCTTCATCGCGGACCTGATCGCGCAGCACCGCGCGGGCGAAGTGGATCTCGACGATCTCTTGGCCCTGATGCTGCAGCCCGGTCCCGACGGGACACCGATCCTCGACGACGACAGCATTCGCAACCAGATCGCCACGTTCCTGGTCGCCGGGCAGGACACGACATCGATACTGATGCCGACGGCGCTGTACAGCATCGTCAAGAACCCGGCGGTGCTGCACCGGGCACAGACCGAGGCCGACGCGGTGTTCGGCCCCGACGATGACCACGTGCCGGCGTTCGACGAGATCGGCAAGCTCACCTACATCCGCCAGATCATCGACGAGGCGTTGCGGCTGTCCCCGCCGGTGCGGGAATTCGACCGAATGGCCTTGGCGGACACCGTCATCGGTGGCCGGTATCCGGTGCGGCAGGGCGAAGCGGTGACGGTGTTGACGTCGTCGCTGCACCGGCAACCGGAGTGGGGCGACAACGTCGAGATCTTCGATCCGGACCGGTTCGGCGCCGACCGGGCCGGGCAGCGGCCGGTCAACCTGTTCAAGCCGTTCGGCACCGGTGCGCGCTCCTGCATCGGACGCCAGTTCGCGCTGCACGAGGCGACGATGGCGCTCGCGACCCTGGTGCACCGCTACCGGTTCGTCGACGTCGAGCACTACACGTTGCGCACGCACAGCGACCTGCTGCGCAAACCGGAGGGCTTCCACGTGCAGCTCATCCGCCGTACCCCGGAGGAGCGTACGCAGGCCCCCGCAGCCGTCGCGGCCGCGCCGGTGACGCAGTCCCGGGCGGCGGTGCCGCCGGGCACGAAACTACTTGTGCTGCATGGGTCGAACCTCGGCAACTGCCGCTCGCTGGCACAGCAACTGGGGGACGAAGCCGTCGACCTCGGCTACGAAACGACCGTCGCCGCACTGGATTCCGCGACCGCGGCACTGCCGGAGCAAGGGGCAGTGGTGATCGTCGCCGCGTCGTACAACGGGATGCCGACCGACGACGCCCGCGCCTTTGTGGAATGGCTGGACGGACCGGACGCCACGGCTCCGGCCGTGCCGTATGCGGTTCTGGGTGTCGGCGACCGCAACTGGGCCGAGACCTACATGGCGATACCCCGGCGCATCGACGCGCGGCTCGCGGAACTCAGTGCCACGCAACTGCTTCCGATGGCCGAGGCCGACACCTCGGGTGACTTCGCCGGTGTGGTGGAGGATTTCTCGGTGGCGCTGTGGAACGCGCTCGGCGGTGTGTTCGGCACCATCGTCGCCGATGAACCCGTGGTCGACGAGTCGCTCTACGATCTCCGTGCCATCGACGGTCCGGTCACCGCCGCGATCGACGCGCGCCATCAGGTGCAGCCGGCGACGGTGCTGGACAACATTCCGTTGGTGGACACCGGATCCGAGTTCGGACAGGACAAGCGGTTGATCCGCATCGCGCTGCCCGACGGCGTCGACTATCAGACCGGTGATCACCTCACCGTGTTGCCGGACAACAGCCCCGTTCTGGTGGACGAGGTCGGTGAGCTGCTGGATTTGCGGCTCGATCGGCGCATCTCGATCAATCCGCGGCGCAGTACGCGGCGGGCCATCCCGATCGACCGGGAAGTCACTGTGCGCGAACTGCTTACGCACTTTCTGGAACTCCGCAAGCCGGCAACCCGAAGCCAGCTGCTGAAACTCGCCGCCGCCAACCCGTGCCCACCGGAGCGTGCCGCGCTGACCGCTCTGGCCGACGACCCGGAGGCACGCGCCCTGAACATCACCGATTGTCTGGCGGAGTTCCCGGCCACCAAGCTGAGCCGCGAAGAGTTGCTGGAACTCTTCGAGCCGATGTCGCCACGGCATTATTCGATCGCCACTTCGTCCCGCCGCCGGGTCCGGGAAGTCGAGCTGGTGGTCGGGGTGCTGGAAGGACCGGCCCGCTCGGGTTCCGGCGTGTTCCGCGGCGTCTCGTCCAGCTATCTCGCGGATGCTGTTCCGGGACAGCAGATTCGGATGCGGGTCGACCCGGCTCGGCAGGCGTTCCGGGCCGGCGCCGATCCGACCCGCAACGTCATCCTGGTCAGCGCCGGCACGGGCGTGGCTCCCTTCCGCGGATTCATCGGAGACCGGCTGGGCGCGCTGGAAGCGGGGGAGCCGTTCACCGCGGCGCTGTGCTTCTTCGGCGTGCGGCACCCCGATGTGGACTACCTGTTCCGCGACGAGGCCGAGGACGCCGAACGTCTCGGCATCGTGCGGATGCGGCCGGCGTTCTCGCGGGCCGGTGACGAGGTCAGGTATGTGCAGGACCGGATCGCCGCCGACGCCGACGAGGTCTGGGACATGCTCGGAAACCCCGACAACGACACCCATGTCTACGTGTGCGGCGACGGTGCCCGGATGGCGCCCGCCGTGCGCGGGGCATTCCAGGACATCTATCGCAGCCGGACCGGTGCCGACGACGACGCGGCCCGTGCCTGGCTGGCCGGCCTCGTCAGCACCGACCGCTACGTCGAGGACGTCTGGGCGGGCTGA
- a CDS encoding uracil-xanthine permease family protein: protein MIPLSWTPVGPDAAVVAPEERLSWPRTIGIGAQHVVAMFGATFLVPVLTGFPPATTLLFSGIGTIAFLLITGNRLPSYLGSSFSVIAPVTAAVAAHGTGSALGGLIAVGALLILVGGVVHLVGTHWLDVTLPPVVTGAIVALIGFNLAPAAKNNFEKGPLVGLVTLVLLVATLAFFRGIIGRLAIFLAVVIGYLLALALGDVDTAAIAAAPWIGLPEFHGPSFSLAVLPMFLPAVIALIAENIGHVKSVGQMTGRDLDPLMGRALAADGVATVLAGAGGGSATTTYAENIGVMAATRIYSTAAYWVAAAVAVALSLCPKVGAAISAIPPGVLGGATIVLYGLVGILGVRIWLTNHVDFSQPINQMTAAIPLIIGIANFTWQAGPLTFTGIALGSVAALVIYHGMRGLTAARGTRQPAQTSST from the coding sequence ATGATTCCGCTCTCCTGGACGCCGGTCGGGCCGGACGCCGCTGTCGTCGCCCCCGAGGAACGGCTCAGCTGGCCGCGCACCATCGGCATCGGCGCCCAGCATGTGGTGGCGATGTTCGGCGCGACGTTCCTGGTGCCGGTGCTCACCGGCTTCCCGCCGGCCACGACGCTGTTGTTCTCCGGCATCGGCACCATCGCGTTCCTGTTGATCACCGGAAACCGGCTGCCAAGTTATCTCGGGTCGAGCTTCTCGGTGATCGCGCCGGTCACCGCCGCGGTCGCCGCACACGGAACCGGTAGCGCCCTGGGCGGTTTGATCGCCGTGGGCGCGCTGCTGATCCTGGTCGGCGGGGTCGTGCATCTGGTCGGCACGCACTGGCTCGATGTGACGCTGCCGCCGGTGGTCACCGGCGCGATTGTCGCCCTGATCGGATTCAATCTGGCGCCGGCGGCGAAGAACAATTTCGAGAAGGGGCCGCTCGTCGGGCTCGTGACGCTGGTGCTGCTGGTCGCGACGCTGGCGTTCTTCCGCGGCATCATCGGCCGGCTGGCGATTTTCCTGGCCGTGGTCATCGGCTACCTGCTGGCGCTGGCTCTCGGCGATGTCGACACCGCGGCGATCGCTGCCGCTCCGTGGATCGGGCTGCCCGAATTCCACGGCCCGTCGTTCAGCCTGGCCGTCCTGCCGATGTTCCTGCCGGCGGTGATCGCGCTGATCGCCGAGAACATCGGACACGTGAAATCAGTGGGCCAGATGACCGGCAGGGACCTGGATCCGCTGATGGGCCGGGCGCTGGCGGCCGACGGAGTGGCCACCGTGCTGGCCGGTGCGGGCGGTGGTTCGGCCACCACCACCTACGCCGAGAACATCGGGGTGATGGCCGCGACGCGCATCTACTCGACCGCCGCGTACTGGGTGGCCGCTGCCGTGGCCGTCGCTCTGTCGTTGTGTCCCAAGGTCGGTGCGGCCATCTCGGCCATTCCGCCCGGCGTGCTGGGCGGGGCGACGATCGTGCTCTACGGGCTGGTCGGCATCCTCGGGGTGCGGATCTGGCTGACCAACCACGTGGATTTCTCGCAGCCGATCAACCAGATGACCGCCGCCATCCCGCTGATCATCGGTATCGCGAATTTCACCTGGCAGGCCGGGCCGTTGACGTTCACCGGTATCGCGCTCGGTTCCGTTGCGGCGCTGGTGATCTACCACGGCATGCGTGGGCTGACCGCCGCCCGCGGGACCCGTCAGCCCGCCCAGACGTCCTCGACGTAG
- a CDS encoding ATP-binding protein, translated as MDPIRNPYTPNAGAQPTTLVGRSPQLDSFDLLLGRLKLGRPEQSMIIKGLRGVGKTVLLGQFRQKALEANWVVLELEVQKNDDTEFRRTIASRTRTALLELSPKARWTERATAAAAVLKSFSLSIDPSGALQLGFDGAPAEGQADHGELSLDLTDLFVAVGEAAQSAGRGLVLLFDEVQFLTRSQLEAVIAAMHKTVQRKLPITMVGAGLPQVAELAGDAKSYAERLFKFPTIGNLEEDDAREALAGPARIEGVVFQPTALDLALEITGSYPYFLQELGYAAWGVAEGTAINRTDVQQAEEVYLSKLDESFFRVRFDRCTERQKQYLRAMAELGSGKQKAQDVAAILGKQSPQVAPFRSELIAMGLLYTPDHGYADFTVPHFDQYMKRVMPELSEMS; from the coding sequence TTGGACCCCATACGCAACCCGTACACGCCGAACGCTGGTGCTCAGCCGACAACGCTCGTCGGTCGCAGCCCGCAGCTTGACTCCTTCGACTTGCTCCTGGGGCGACTCAAGCTTGGCCGTCCAGAGCAGTCGATGATCATTAAGGGGCTTCGTGGGGTCGGTAAGACCGTCCTGCTTGGCCAGTTCAGGCAGAAGGCACTCGAGGCGAATTGGGTCGTGCTTGAACTTGAGGTTCAGAAAAACGATGACACCGAGTTCCGGCGGACCATCGCTTCTCGGACTCGCACGGCTTTGCTCGAACTGTCACCGAAGGCCAGGTGGACTGAGCGGGCGACCGCAGCCGCAGCAGTTTTGAAGTCGTTCTCGCTGTCTATCGATCCCTCCGGAGCACTGCAGCTCGGGTTCGATGGTGCTCCGGCAGAAGGGCAAGCGGATCACGGTGAGCTGAGCCTCGACTTGACTGATCTTTTCGTGGCTGTCGGGGAAGCCGCTCAGTCGGCCGGCCGCGGCCTGGTTCTTCTGTTTGACGAAGTGCAATTCCTTACCAGATCTCAACTGGAAGCAGTGATTGCGGCGATGCACAAGACAGTGCAGCGGAAGCTTCCGATCACGATGGTGGGGGCGGGGCTACCTCAGGTGGCGGAGTTGGCGGGGGACGCGAAATCGTACGCAGAGCGCCTATTCAAGTTCCCGACGATCGGCAATCTTGAAGAGGATGACGCGCGAGAGGCGCTTGCTGGGCCGGCTCGAATCGAGGGTGTGGTGTTTCAACCTACGGCGCTTGACCTGGCCCTCGAAATCACCGGCAGCTACCCATATTTCCTGCAGGAATTGGGATACGCGGCCTGGGGCGTGGCGGAAGGTACCGCCATAAATCGGACCGATGTCCAGCAGGCTGAAGAGGTGTATCTCTCGAAACTTGATGAGTCGTTCTTTCGGGTGAGATTCGATCGGTGTACAGAACGGCAAAAGCAGTACTTGCGAGCGATGGCTGAACTCGGGTCAGGAAAACAAAAAGCGCAGGATGTGGCAGCGATCCTCGGCAAGCAGTCGCCGCAAGTTGCGCCGTTCCGGTCGGAACTTATTGCAATGGGCCTGCTCTACACTCCCGACCACGGTTACGCGGACTTCACGGTGCCGCACTTTGACCAGTACATGAAGCGCGTGATGCCTGAGCTGTCGGAAATGTCTTGA
- a CDS encoding DUF1697 domain-containing protein: MTRYAVFLRGVNVGGVNLKMADVATTFRQAGFDDVKTLLASGNVVLSSAARAATVRTKAEAALRESFGYDAWVLVYPMSELKTISADYPFEREVEGHHSYITFVSDPDVLDELAALEPVGDELISRGHGVLYWQVARGDTLGSAISKTMGKKRYKSSTTTRNLRTVEKVLAAA; this comes from the coding sequence ATGACGCGCTACGCGGTATTTCTGCGCGGGGTAAATGTCGGCGGGGTCAATCTCAAGATGGCCGACGTCGCGACCACCTTCCGACAGGCCGGCTTCGACGATGTGAAGACGCTGCTGGCCAGTGGCAACGTCGTGCTGTCGAGTGCGGCGAGGGCCGCGACGGTACGCACGAAAGCCGAAGCGGCGCTGCGGGAATCGTTCGGGTACGACGCCTGGGTGCTGGTGTACCCGATGTCGGAACTGAAGACCATCTCGGCGGACTACCCGTTCGAGCGTGAGGTCGAGGGCCACCATTCATACATCACGTTCGTCAGCGACCCCGATGTGCTCGACGAACTCGCCGCGCTCGAACCGGTCGGCGACGAATTGATCAGCCGCGGTCACGGAGTCCTGTACTGGCAGGTGGCCCGCGGCGACACCCTGGGCAGTGCGATCAGCAAAACCATGGGCAAGAAGCGCTACAAGTCGTCCACCACCACCCGCAATCTGCGGACCGTCGAGAAAGTGCTGGCTGCCGCATGA
- a CDS encoding PPOX class F420-dependent oxidoreductase has translation MTRQVFEDKLLALISDNSLGVLATIKRDGRPQLSNVSYYFDPRAVTIGVSVTEPRAKTRNLRRDARASIYVRSDDGWAYAVAEGDAVLSPPAAAPDDDTVEGLIALYRNISGEHPDWDDYRRAMVADRRVLLTMPITHLYGLPPGVR, from the coding sequence ATGACCCGTCAGGTCTTCGAAGACAAGCTGCTCGCGCTGATCAGTGACAATTCGCTGGGCGTGCTGGCCACCATCAAGCGCGACGGACGACCACAGTTGTCGAACGTGTCCTACTACTTCGACCCACGGGCCGTCACCATCGGGGTGTCGGTCACCGAGCCCCGGGCCAAGACGCGCAATCTGCGGCGCGACGCCCGGGCATCGATCTACGTCCGATCCGATGACGGCTGGGCGTACGCGGTGGCCGAGGGCGACGCGGTGCTGAGCCCGCCCGCTGCAGCACCCGATGACGACACCGTCGAAGGGCTGATTGCCTTGTACCGCAACATCTCCGGTGAGCACCCCGACTGGGACGACTACCGGCGGGCAATGGTCGCCGACCGTCGGGTCCTGCTCACCATGCCGATAACCCACCTGTACGGGCTGCCGCCGGGCGTGCGCTGA
- a CDS encoding DUF5302 domain-containing protein gives MAENSAEGSASSDETKRKFREALERKKAGSAGGTAHQDGGAKNSKSHGAVGGGRREFRRKSG, from the coding sequence ATGGCCGAGAACTCCGCCGAAGGTTCAGCATCGTCCGACGAGACCAAGCGTAAGTTCCGCGAGGCGCTCGAGCGTAAGAAGGCCGGTTCTGCCGGCGGCACCGCCCACCAGGACGGCGGGGCCAAGAACTCCAAGTCGCACGGCGCCGTTGGCGGTGGCCGTCGCGAGTTCCGCCGCAAGAGCGGCTAG
- a CDS encoding acyltransferase: protein MTTRVFPSAAEIAQRTPADRDRAIDVIRIVSLIGVVAGHTVMATSIIDNDVFRWGNLLTTSVVFQALTWIFQIMPLFFFAGVAASATSYRSGMSWGGWLLKRCTRLYRPVFYYLAFWAAALLVLKPLLPIHVYEPIAGISIQLLWFLGAYVLVLAAVPLLVRITTGGQLIAAVAGTYALVALVDAIRINDHAWSALGYVNFVVWLIPGMFGAAYRRGLLSAAAALRVGLAMLAVNIALVWVGPYELSLVGIETQHIKNMTPPSLLLAGHAIMMCAFAIAAAPAISRWAARPQVWRLAVIGNTGAMTLYLWHMPALLGMHLAFDLAGLPRYPGQPHFLVLSVYQMTIMAALVAGLFLLLRPLENNPLPLWDGGRVSETGWRSAAVGTLLVVAGGATLASVGWGLKDTGLQCVSVMLVALVAARALARD from the coding sequence ATGACCACCCGCGTCTTTCCTTCTGCTGCCGAAATCGCGCAGCGCACGCCGGCCGACCGTGACCGCGCCATCGACGTCATCCGCATCGTCTCGTTGATCGGCGTCGTCGCCGGCCACACCGTCATGGCGACCAGCATCATCGACAACGACGTCTTCCGCTGGGGCAACCTGCTCACCACGTCGGTGGTGTTCCAGGCGCTGACCTGGATTTTCCAGATCATGCCGCTGTTCTTCTTCGCCGGCGTCGCGGCGTCGGCCACGTCGTATCGCAGCGGAATGAGCTGGGGTGGTTGGCTTCTCAAGCGCTGCACCCGGCTGTACCGGCCGGTGTTCTACTACCTGGCGTTCTGGGCCGCGGCGTTGTTGGTCCTGAAGCCGCTGCTGCCCATTCACGTCTACGAACCCATCGCCGGCATCAGCATCCAGCTGCTGTGGTTCCTGGGCGCCTACGTCTTGGTGCTGGCCGCGGTGCCGCTGCTGGTGCGGATCACCACGGGTGGCCAGCTCATCGCTGCGGTGGCCGGTACCTACGCCCTGGTCGCGCTGGTCGATGCCATCCGCATCAACGACCACGCCTGGTCAGCGTTGGGTTACGTGAACTTCGTGGTGTGGCTGATCCCCGGCATGTTCGGTGCGGCTTACCGGCGGGGGCTGCTGAGTGCGGCGGCGGCGTTGCGGGTCGGGCTGGCCATGCTGGCGGTCAACATCGCTCTGGTGTGGGTCGGGCCGTACGAGCTGAGCCTGGTCGGCATCGAGACCCAGCACATCAAGAACATGACGCCGCCGTCGCTATTGCTCGCCGGTCACGCAATCATGATGTGCGCGTTTGCCATTGCGGCCGCACCCGCCATCAGTCGTTGGGCTGCCCGGCCGCAGGTCTGGCGCCTCGCGGTGATCGGCAACACCGGCGCCATGACGCTGTATCTGTGGCACATGCCCGCGCTGCTCGGCATGCACCTGGCCTTCGATCTCGCGGGTCTGCCCCGCTACCCCGGCCAGCCGCATTTCCTGGTGCTGAGCGTCTACCAGATGACGATCATGGCGGCCCTGGTCGCCGGGCTGTTCCTGCTGCTGCGTCCGCTGGAGAACAACCCGCTGCCACTGTGGGACGGCGGTCGCGTTTCGGAAACCGGTTGGCGCAGTGCGGCTGTCGGGACGCTGTTGGTCGTCGCCGGCGGCGCGACGCTGGCGTCCGTCGGCTGGGGCCTGAAAGACACCGGGTTGCAGTGTGTTTCGGTGATGCTGGTGGCGCTGGTCGCGGCCAGGGCATTGGCCCGGGATTAA
- a CDS encoding MFS transporter, with translation MPAGPARVALPVLQTRTVTSRLGFPLLAYAFAAIMLGTTLPTPIYALYGHNLHFAVLTTTVIFSAYAIGVLAALLLFGRWSDAVGRRPVLIAGAVAAIASAVVFLYADSVPLLLVGRLLSGLSAGIFTGTATAAVVESVPEDRREQAAAGATIANIGGLGAGPVVAGLLVQYAPHPLQLPFLVHIVLATLAIAAVWLVPETSSRTGRIGFQRLSVPAEVRATFVLAATAAFAGFAVMGLFTAVAPSFVASVIGIDNHAVGGAVAASIFVASAVAQLAGRRIHPPRAVALGCAILVVGMTILAAALHFCSLAGLLTAAVVAGIGQGISFSRGLAAVVEGTATERRAEVSSTYFVVAYVAISLPVVSLGFAAQRWGLQEAGVSFAVIIAVLAAVCLAAVLRQERRRSA, from the coding sequence ATGCCAGCGGGTCCCGCGCGTGTTGCCCTACCCGTGCTCCAGACTCGAACCGTGACCTCGCGCCTCGGCTTCCCGCTGCTCGCCTACGCCTTCGCCGCCATCATGCTGGGCACCACGCTGCCGACGCCGATCTACGCGCTGTACGGCCACAACCTGCACTTCGCGGTCCTGACGACGACGGTCATCTTCTCGGCCTACGCCATCGGCGTGCTGGCCGCGCTGCTGCTGTTCGGCCGCTGGTCCGACGCGGTCGGCCGACGGCCGGTGCTGATCGCGGGCGCGGTCGCCGCCATCGCGAGCGCCGTCGTCTTCCTCTACGCCGACAGCGTGCCGTTGCTGCTGGTGGGCCGGCTGCTGTCCGGGTTGTCTGCGGGCATCTTCACCGGCACCGCGACGGCCGCTGTCGTCGAATCCGTGCCGGAGGACCGGCGCGAGCAGGCCGCCGCAGGCGCCACCATCGCCAACATCGGCGGGCTGGGCGCCGGGCCGGTCGTGGCCGGTCTGCTGGTGCAGTACGCACCGCATCCGTTGCAGCTGCCGTTCCTCGTGCACATCGTGCTGGCCACGCTGGCCATCGCCGCGGTGTGGCTGGTCCCGGAAACGTCGAGCCGCACCGGCCGGATCGGCTTCCAGCGCCTGTCGGTCCCCGCCGAGGTCCGGGCGACGTTCGTCCTCGCGGCAACCGCCGCCTTCGCCGGTTTCGCGGTGATGGGCCTGTTCACTGCGGTGGCGCCGTCGTTCGTCGCCAGTGTCATCGGGATCGACAATCATGCCGTCGGCGGCGCGGTGGCGGCGTCGATCTTCGTCGCCTCCGCCGTCGCCCAGTTGGCCGGTCGTCGCATCCATCCCCCGCGGGCCGTCGCACTGGGCTGCGCCATCCTGGTCGTGGGCATGACGATTCTGGCTGCCGCACTGCACTTTTGCTCACTGGCCGGGCTCCTGACGGCCGCTGTCGTGGCCGGCATCGGGCAGGGCATCAGCTTCAGCCGCGGCCTCGCGGCCGTCGTCGAAGGCACCGCGACGGAGCGTCGCGCCGAAGTCAGTTCGACGTACTTCGTCGTGGCCTACGTGGCCATCTCGCTGCCGGTCGTCAGCCTCGGCTTCGCGGCCCAGCGCTGGGGCTTGCAGGAGGCCGGGGTCAGTTTCGCCGTCATCATCGCGGTGTTGGCGGCCGTCTGCCTGGCGGCCGTCCTCCGGCAGGAACGCCGCAGGTCAGCGTGA
- a CDS encoding helix-turn-helix domain-containing protein, translated as MSGLLRAVRQQRGMTLEELAAGTGLTKSYLSKVERGQSVPSIAAALKISRTLDVDVAQLFSDDPEVSTFAVERAADRGAARNHAIAAGMLGKAMSPFVVRPGRQFAAHAHPTHPGQEFVFVHAGTVELNYDGRLVELSAGDCAYFDAATQHKLRQVGDETAEVIVVTCPAPRR; from the coding sequence GTGAGTGGCTTGTTGCGTGCGGTGCGCCAGCAACGCGGAATGACGCTGGAAGAGCTGGCAGCCGGCACCGGGTTGACCAAGAGCTACCTGTCCAAGGTCGAGCGCGGCCAGAGCGTGCCGTCGATCGCCGCCGCACTGAAGATCTCACGAACCCTCGATGTCGATGTGGCGCAACTCTTTTCCGATGACCCGGAAGTCAGCACGTTCGCCGTCGAGCGCGCCGCCGACCGCGGCGCCGCCCGCAATCACGCGATCGCGGCGGGCATGCTCGGCAAGGCCATGTCGCCGTTCGTCGTCCGCCCGGGCCGTCAGTTCGCCGCCCATGCGCACCCGACGCATCCCGGTCAGGAGTTCGTGTTCGTCCACGCCGGGACCGTCGAACTCAACTACGACGGCCGCCTCGTCGAACTGTCCGCGGGCGACTGCGCCTATTTCGACGCCGCCACGCAGCACAAGCTCCGCCAGGTCGGCGACGAGACCGCCGAAGTGATCGTCGTGACGTGTCCCGCACCGCGCCGCTGA
- a CDS encoding aldolase, translating to MTDTMHDSKSELMQRAEEGLNRHIAESALTVREKLALTCRALFDAGHDSGLAGQITARAEEPGTYYTQRLGLGFDEITAGNLLLVDEDLNVLDGGGMANPANRFHSWIYRARPDVNCIVHTHPFHVAALSMLEVPLTVSQMDIAPLYDDCAFLKDWPGVPVGNEEGEIISGALGDKKAILLAHHGQVVAGASVEEACSLAMLIERGAKLQLAAMAAGTIAPLPDRLAREAHDWTLTPKRSVANFAYYARRALVRHPDALDH from the coding sequence ATGACCGACACCATGCATGACTCCAAGAGCGAACTGATGCAGCGCGCCGAGGAGGGCTTGAACCGCCATATCGCCGAATCCGCCCTGACGGTCCGCGAGAAGCTGGCGCTGACCTGCCGGGCGCTGTTCGACGCCGGACATGATTCGGGCCTGGCCGGGCAGATCACCGCCCGCGCCGAGGAGCCGGGCACCTACTACACGCAGCGGCTCGGCCTGGGCTTCGACGAGATCACCGCGGGCAACCTGCTGCTCGTCGACGAGGACCTCAACGTCCTCGACGGTGGCGGAATGGCCAACCCCGCCAACCGTTTTCACTCGTGGATCTACCGCGCCCGGCCGGACGTGAACTGCATCGTGCACACGCACCCCTTCCACGTCGCGGCGCTGTCGATGCTCGAAGTGCCCCTGACGGTGTCACAGATGGACATCGCACCGCTGTACGACGACTGCGCTTTCCTGAAGGACTGGCCGGGCGTGCCGGTGGGCAACGAAGAAGGCGAGATCATCTCCGGCGCGCTGGGGGACAAGAAGGCGATCCTGCTGGCGCACCACGGTCAGGTGGTGGCCGGCGCCAGCGTCGAGGAAGCCTGCTCGCTGGCCATGCTCATCGAACGCGGGGCGAAGCTCCAGCTGGCCGCCATGGCTGCCGGCACCATCGCGCCGCTGCCCGACCGGCTGGCCCGCGAGGCCCACGACTGGACGCTGACGCCCAAACGCAGCGTCGCCAACTTCGCCTACTACGCGCGCCGTGCCCTGGTGCGCCACCCCGACGCCCTCGACCACTGA